The Aminivibrio pyruvatiphilus genome window below encodes:
- a CDS encoding alpha/beta hydrolase — protein sequence MDYVTAKAPGSFGDREVLLHFFRAGTDPDTPVVLLLHGVHGWASPMEGNKYGFLARELASHGISACIAESSRLRRDRETFGDDRTSWATASFRGKTFSMEVFDACSAFECLCRTFSVPSPVLWGFSLGGLISVLITGNKTAGYIAGTGLTPPREGKAAGLIISGSGDEIRPEASGRLSLPILDSLGGKTELLRAASEASPEFALFFYGSGDESFSEESSRRIFDRLPLPETRKEFRIISGADHSFRKKNGVPSREPLEEMLLISRAALDRYLRGKGSTARTEG from the coding sequence ATGGATTATGTCACGGCAAAAGCCCCTGGAAGTTTCGGCGACAGGGAGGTTCTCCTGCATTTCTTCCGGGCGGGAACTGATCCGGACACACCGGTGGTTCTGCTTCTGCACGGGGTTCACGGCTGGGCTTCCCCCATGGAGGGGAACAAGTACGGTTTCCTGGCCAGGGAACTCGCGTCCCATGGAATTTCCGCCTGCATCGCCGAAAGCTCCCGGCTGAGAAGGGACAGGGAAACCTTCGGCGACGACAGGACTTCCTGGGCCACAGCCTCTTTCCGGGGAAAAACCTTCTCTATGGAAGTCTTCGACGCGTGCTCCGCTTTCGAATGCCTCTGCCGAACATTTTCTGTTCCATCACCAGTCCTCTGGGGGTTTTCCCTGGGGGGGCTGATTTCGGTCCTCATCACAGGGAACAAAACGGCAGGTTATATCGCCGGAACCGGGCTGACTCCTCCCCGGGAAGGAAAGGCGGCCGGCCTCATCATTTCCGGCAGCGGCGACGAAATACGTCCGGAGGCCTCCGGCAGGCTCTCCCTGCCTATCCTTGACAGTCTCGGCGGCAAAACGGAGCTCCTCCGGGCCGCATCGGAGGCGTCTCCCGAATTTGCCCTCTTTTTTTACGGAAGCGGGGACGAAAGTTTCAGCGAAGAGTCCTCCCGGCGGATTTTCGACAGGCTTCCCCTCCCGGAAACCAGAAAGGAGTTCCGAATCATTTCGGGGGCGGATCATTCCTTCCGGAAAAAAAACGGGGTTCCCTCCCGGGAACCCCTCGAGGAGATGCTTCTTATCTCCAGGGCAGCCCTGGATCGATATTTGCGAGGGAAAGGATCCACGGCCCGAACAGAAGGGTGA
- a CDS encoding ABC transporter permease produces the protein MRQAALPLFFFIAFLAAWESFCRLFALPPFLLPAPSRVALVLVTEAPLLLRHGLTTTLEILLGILLSLAAGVPLSIAMFFSPALEKALSPLLIASQAIPVFAAAPLLVVWFGYGMGSKVAMAAVIIFFPVTVTLLQGFKSCDPELKTLFSVMGAGFLTTLRHLYWPWALPYFFAGLRVAVSVAAIGAVIGEWVGSLDGLGFLMMQANARLRVDLVFASIVVLSAVSLSLWGAVCFLEKKTVRWTEKKR, from the coding sequence ATGAGACAGGCGGCTCTTCCCCTGTTTTTTTTCATCGCTTTCCTGGCTGCCTGGGAAAGCTTCTGCCGCCTGTTCGCCCTTCCGCCCTTTCTTCTGCCCGCGCCTTCACGGGTGGCGCTCGTTCTCGTGACAGAGGCCCCGCTCCTCCTCCGGCACGGGCTGACCACAACCCTGGAAATTCTTCTCGGGATCCTTCTCTCACTGGCGGCGGGCGTGCCCCTCTCCATCGCCATGTTCTTCTCTCCCGCTCTCGAAAAGGCCCTTTCTCCTCTGCTGATCGCCTCCCAGGCGATCCCGGTCTTCGCTGCCGCTCCTCTTCTGGTGGTCTGGTTCGGTTACGGCATGGGAAGCAAGGTGGCCATGGCTGCGGTGATCATCTTTTTTCCGGTCACGGTGACCCTGCTCCAGGGATTCAAGAGCTGCGACCCGGAACTGAAAACCCTTTTTTCCGTCATGGGAGCCGGCTTCCTGACAACCCTGCGCCATCTCTACTGGCCCTGGGCTCTCCCTTATTTCTTCGCCGGCCTTCGGGTCGCCGTCTCGGTGGCGGCCATCGGGGCGGTCATCGGTGAATGGGTGGGAAGCCTGGACGGGCTCGGATTTCTTATGATGCAGGCGAATGCCCGGCTCAGGGTTGATCTCGTCTTTGCTTCCATCGTCGTCCTCTCGGCCGTCAGCCTTTCGCTGTGGGGAGCCGTCTGCTTCCTCGAGAAAAAAACCGTCCGGTGGACGGAAAAGAAACGGTGA
- the thiE gene encoding thiamine phosphate synthase translates to MNLREALKLYVIPDSRIGAPRSIEEQAELALDGGATMIQLRDKKMSGRELYETACRLSALCRSRGAAFVVNDRFDIALAAGAHGVHLGQEDLPVSVVRRIVPAGFLVGATAHSTEEGRLAEEQGADYVGIGAAFPTGTKTVASVIGVGGVRAIREALSLPSVAIGGISEENAAEVLSAGVDGIAVVSSVVGRPDIAGAARRLAEKVFSGKP, encoded by the coding sequence ATGAATCTCAGAGAGGCTTTGAAGCTGTATGTGATCCCCGACAGCAGGATCGGGGCTCCCCGTTCCATCGAAGAGCAGGCGGAGCTTGCCCTTGACGGCGGAGCCACCATGATCCAGCTCAGGGACAAGAAAATGAGCGGCCGGGAACTGTACGAAACCGCCTGCAGGCTTTCCGCCCTCTGCAGAAGCAGGGGAGCGGCCTTCGTGGTGAACGACCGGTTCGACATTGCCCTTGCCGCAGGAGCCCACGGCGTGCACCTTGGGCAGGAAGATCTTCCGGTGTCGGTCGTCAGGAGGATCGTGCCTGCAGGGTTTCTCGTCGGGGCGACGGCTCACTCCACGGAAGAGGGGCGGCTGGCCGAGGAACAGGGGGCGGATTATGTGGGAATCGGCGCCGCCTTTCCCACGGGTACGAAAACAGTCGCTTCCGTGATCGGCGTAGGAGGCGTCAGGGCGATCCGTGAAGCCCTTTCCCTTCCCTCGGTGGCCATCGGCGGGATCAGCGAGGAAAACGCAGCCGAAGTCCTCTCTGCCGGAGTGGATGGAATAGCCGTAGTGTCATCCGTCGTGGGAAGGCCGGATATTGCCGGAGCAGCCCGGCGGCTGGCGGAGAAGGTGTTCAGCGGAAAACCCTGA
- a CDS encoding ABC transporter substrate-binding protein: MKRNRSVLMLLVLLLLGSPAGGEEKLSLMLDWFPNVDHVPLFVARQGGIFLKHGLSVEIQSPSDSADPLKLAAAGHVDIALSYQPQAIIAASGGIPLKAVGRLVGSPLSTLLFLDGKGISSPADLEGKTIGYTVPGMMDHLLDAFAAVNEIRSFTPVNVGFVILQSLAAGRVDAVMGPFKNYEPVAMEMEGYTASFFELEKFGIPSYDELVFVAGTMIWNRKGETIRRFLDAVEEALAFTKAHPEEALALYFEAVPEAPREMERKAFEKTRPWFGPDTRLDAVRWKTFAEFALQWGMIEKEVNVHEIVAER, translated from the coding sequence ATGAAACGAAACCGCTCCGTCCTGATGCTCCTTGTCCTGCTGCTCCTCGGATCCCCCGCCGGGGGAGAAGAAAAGCTCAGCCTGATGCTCGACTGGTTTCCCAACGTGGACCATGTTCCCCTCTTCGTCGCCCGCCAGGGAGGCATCTTCCTGAAGCACGGGCTTTCGGTGGAGATTCAGAGTCCCTCCGACAGCGCCGATCCCCTGAAGCTCGCCGCCGCAGGTCATGTGGACATCGCTCTTTCGTACCAGCCCCAGGCGATCATCGCGGCCTCAGGGGGAATACCGCTGAAGGCCGTGGGGCGCCTTGTGGGAAGTCCTCTCTCCACTCTTCTCTTTCTTGACGGGAAGGGAATCTCCTCACCTGCCGACCTCGAGGGAAAGACCATAGGCTATACCGTTCCCGGCATGATGGACCACCTTCTCGATGCCTTCGCTGCCGTCAACGAAATCAGGAGTTTCACGCCCGTAAACGTGGGATTCGTCATTCTTCAGTCCCTGGCGGCAGGCAGGGTCGATGCCGTTATGGGGCCCTTCAAGAACTACGAGCCTGTGGCCATGGAGATGGAAGGGTACACTGCTTCTTTCTTCGAGCTTGAAAAATTCGGCATCCCATCCTATGACGAACTGGTGTTCGTGGCCGGGACAATGATCTGGAACAGGAAAGGGGAAACGATACGGCGGTTCCTCGATGCAGTGGAGGAAGCTCTCGCTTTCACTAAAGCCCATCCGGAGGAGGCCCTGGCCCTCTATTTCGAGGCTGTTCCGGAAGCTCCAAGGGAGATGGAAAGGAAGGCTTTTGAAAAAACAAGGCCCTGGTTCGGACCGGACACCAGGCTCGACGCCGTCCGCTGGAAAACCTTCGCTGAGTTTGCCCTTCAGTGGGGAATGATTGAAAAGGAAGTGAACGTTCATGAAATCGTGGCTGAAAGGTAA
- the thiW gene encoding energy coupling factor transporter S component ThiW: MKSWLKGNGKARIRKLTFTGLLVASGLLLSGVSFPMGPTRCYPFQHTVNVLAGAALGPWWAAGAAFVTSLVRNMTGTGTLFAFPGSIPGAIAAGLAFRYFGKPWAALAEPLGTGFAGAAISAWILGPAVGKAAGMSVLMGAFLASSVPGALLGMGLVHALGRTSLSPFFAGEK; this comes from the coding sequence ATGAAATCGTGGCTGAAAGGTAACGGAAAAGCACGGATCCGAAAGCTGACCTTCACCGGGCTGCTTGTTGCTTCGGGACTGCTTCTTTCAGGGGTTTCTTTCCCCATGGGACCCACCCGGTGCTACCCCTTCCAGCACACGGTGAACGTCCTCGCAGGGGCCGCGCTGGGCCCGTGGTGGGCCGCAGGAGCCGCCTTCGTTACCAGCCTCGTTCGGAACATGACGGGAACCGGCACCCTCTTCGCCTTCCCGGGGAGCATCCCCGGCGCCATAGCGGCCGGCCTGGCCTTCAGGTATTTCGGGAAACCATGGGCAGCCCTGGCCGAACCTCTCGGGACAGGATTTGCCGGGGCGGCGATTTCCGCCTGGATCCTCGGCCCGGCCGTCGGGAAGGCCGCAGGCATGTCTGTGCTGATGGGGGCCTTTCTTGCCAGCAGCGTTCCCGGTGCGCTCCTGGGCATGGGACTGGTCCACGCCCTGGGGAGGACATCTCTCTCCCCGTTTTTCGCAGGAGAGAAATAA
- a CDS encoding ABC transporter ATP-binding protein: MLEIRSFSKSFDGRPVFSDFSLSAERGSFTVLLGPSGCGKSTFFDLLMGVLPRDGGCLAIDGREIPDLRGAAAYMTQKDLLLPWKTLAENALLPVTVKRTPTEEDRRRTEDLFSLLGLSGREDFFPGQVSGGMAQRCALARTILFDAPVALLDEPLSALDAITRRTLRGLLLLLQSRFGRTILMVTHDVEEALLLADSILLLSPPPMRILEVLRPEGTKESREDSPSFSGMKRSILDLLREGSR, from the coding sequence ATGCTTGAAATCAGATCCTTTTCCAAGAGTTTCGACGGCCGCCCCGTGTTTTCGGATTTCTCCCTTTCCGCGGAAAGGGGAAGCTTCACCGTGCTCCTGGGGCCTTCAGGCTGCGGAAAGAGCACCTTCTTCGACCTCCTCATGGGAGTCCTTCCCAGGGACGGCGGCTGCCTTGCCATTGACGGACGGGAGATACCCGACCTGAGAGGCGCGGCGGCCTACATGACCCAGAAAGATCTTCTTCTCCCCTGGAAGACCCTGGCGGAAAACGCCCTTCTGCCCGTGACCGTGAAGCGCACGCCCACGGAAGAGGATCGCCGCAGGACGGAGGATCTCTTTTCCCTGCTGGGCCTCTCCGGCCGGGAGGATTTTTTTCCCGGCCAGGTTTCCGGAGGAATGGCCCAGCGGTGCGCCCTGGCACGGACAATTCTGTTCGACGCCCCGGTCGCCCTCCTGGACGAACCCCTTTCAGCCCTCGACGCCATTACCAGGCGGACCCTCCGGGGACTGCTTCTGCTTTTGCAGTCCCGCTTCGGCAGGACGATCCTCATGGTGACCCACGATGTGGAAGAGGCCCTTTTGCTCGCCGACAGCATCCTGCTGCTCTCCCCCCCTCCGATGAGAATACTGGAGGTTCTGCGGCCGGAGGGAACAAAGGAATCGAGAGAAGATTCCCCCTCTTTCTCCGGAATGAAGCGGAGCATACTGGACCTCCTCCGGGAGGGTTCACGATGA